The genomic DNA CATCCTAAACTACTACCCCGGGGCAGACACAGAGATCCGGGATTGCCGTGGCTTCACCGCACTCATTAAAGCTGCCATGCAGGGCCGAGACGATGTGTTGTCTTCCCTCGTCATGGCCGGTGAGTGAGAGGCCTCCTCCACTTCAACGCTACCATACACACCATACTGTAGTCATGAGAAAACATCTTAGAAATGTTTAGATAACCTGACAAATTGATGTTACAAGTATAAAAACATCATTCTGACCCCAATTTACCTGGGTATAAGCCTTCATGGTATGTTTGTGCAGTTCACAGTTCACAGTTCACATAGCTCACATGTATTATCAGACACACAACAGTGTGTCCGCTGACATTAAATTAATTTAATTACTTTAGAGATTCCAAAGGGTATACTTCTAAACAGAAGTAAGGcccagagagggaaaggggaggaagAAATAGTTATACACACAGAATTCTGGGATTAGCCTATGCTTTCTCCCAGGCAGCAATGTTGCTGACTCAGGCAATTGGCAATTATAAAATCTCTGTTCTATTTGGGGTTGAGCATGAACCCACAAATTGAAGGGCTAAGGGTATAGGAAGTGTGTAGCAATGTGGTTGGGATGGATGTACCTGTGGTGTGTCTGCCAATGTTTGCAGTCAACTTTATCTGGTTGGGAGCATGTGTTAGTGACGGCTGCCACGTTTAAGGGATCAATTTGGGGGCACACTCTGGTGTGATCTTTGTCTTGGCTGCCAGGAGATTAGCGAAGTTTCTTTACTCCAGATATGTTGTCCTCTTTTCACAAGATCAGTAGTATCCACTGGAGTCAGTCACTCATTTGTCAATATGCTAAAAGAGTTGAGGAAAAAATGCTCAGCTAACTGAAGCCTTTCCCCCATCACATTAAAGATAATTCATTCTCCCCTCTATCCATCATAAACCAAGAAGCATCTATGTTTTCTTATTCATGTAGCACATGATTATCATTATGGTGCTATAATATAGATCTATATGCAATGGAATGTGAATGAAAGTGTTTCAATGGAGAAATATTATTACCTGAAAGCTATTTTATTTTTTCCCTTCATTGCTATTTCTCTTCCAGGTGCAGACCTAAATGCAATAGACACCAGGAAGCAGAAGTGTGCGCGGGACTGGGCACTAAAGACGGGCCGCTACGAGACCTTGAGCCGCCTCCGCCGCCTCAACCTGCGGCCTAGAGCCGAGCAGTTTACTGAGAGCTACGTCCCCGAGTGGCCAGAACTGAAAGTGCTGGTGGCCAAAGCCACAGCCAACAAGAGCACTGGCCAGATGATTACCCAGCGCATCAAGTCCATCTTCAGCTTCAATTTTCTCCAAGACCCCCAGGACAACGGGGTCTTGGACCATATGGTGCGTATCACCACCAGCATCCACAGCCCTTTGGTGGCCACCGCCTGCCGGCCGCTATGCCCCACCAGCCCCCCTGAGGTGGGAAAGAGGCGCTTGGCCGTGCCTGATCTCAGGAAGAAGCACTCAGAGAAGAAGCTGGAGGAGAGCTCTGTGTGCCACAGCAACGGCTCCGTCTCCTCCATCATTCCACACATCCACTCAACCGAAACCATCGCCACGTCCTGCTGTGTGGATACAGAGCGCAGGGGCAGTATTATCTCTATAGCCTCCACCGGGGTGCGCACCTTCATGCCCAGGAACATGGCCCACAGGAATAGTGTGTTCCCTTCTGGCTGCATCCCCAAGATCCAGATAGTGAAGTCTGGAGAGCCCACGCCTAGGAAggaaaaaaagaagaagaggcACAAGGGTCACCTGGAGCTGCCCGTATGGAAGTACAAAGCAGAGAAGcaagagaagaaggagaagaagaaggcagagaaagaaaaagagaaggcCAAGAAGGAAAAGGAAaggaaaaagaagagagagaagtagTGAGATGTCTAAAGCTGCCAATTTATTTCGATGCCACACATTTCCAATAACTTCCAATATATTTTTCCTGGAGTTATACTCCAAACATCGGAATTATGAAGTACTGCTCAAATTACTCAAAGGTCTGGACTCGGTTTTATGGCCAATGCAGTAAAATGGATTCTTTAAAGGCCATCATATTCATACTGCTTTgtaaatattattatttatttattttttacaggaccagtaaaggcccagtgcactacatTTGTGAAATGTTTATAACTAAATGTAATCAAGTGTTTACCAGCATTTGCAacttgagtctgataattatTTGTATAAAACAGTTAATCTGAAAATACTTCTGGAATAtacaggaaagtattcagacctcttgactttttgacattttgttatgttacagccttattctaaaatgtttttagttttttaaattatcctcagcaatctacacacaataacccataatgacaaagcgaaaacaggcttttagaaatgtttgcacatttattaaatataaaaaacagaataccttatttacataagtattcagaccctttgctatgagactccatattaagctcaggtgcatcctgtttccattgtttttacctttatttaactaggcaagtcagttaagaacatattcttattttcaatgacggcctaggaacagtgggttaactgccttgttcatccttgagatgtttcttcaactgaatttgagtccacttgtggtaaattgatttaaaaggcacacatctgtctttAGAAGGTCCCACCAAttgctttggcattatggggtactgtatgtagatcgatgaggattttaaaaaatacgttacaaaatgtggaaaatgttaaggggtctgaatactttccgaatgcatatatatatatatatatataaatctatgtatgtatgtatataaatgtatgtatgtacactggggcaaaaaagtatttagtcagccaccaattgtgcaagttctcccacttaaaaagatgagagaggcctgtaattttcatcataggtacacgtcaactatgacagacaaaatgagaaaaaaaatccagaaaatcacattgtaggatttttaatgaatttatttgcaaattatggtggaaaataagtatttggtcacctacaaacaagcaacatttctggctctcacagacctgtaacttcttctttaagaggctcctctgtcctccactcattacctgtattaatggcacctgtttgaacttgttatcagtataaaagacacctgtccacatcctcaaacagtcacactccaaactccactatggccaagaccaaagagctgtcaaaggacaccagaaacaaaattgtagacctgcaccaggctgggaagactgaatctgcaataggtaagcagcttggtttgaagaaatcaattgtgggagcaattattaggaaatggaagacatacaagaccactgataatctccctcgatctggggctcaacgcaagatctcaccccgtggggtccaaatgatcacaagaacggtgagcaaaactcccagaaccacacggggggacctagtgaatgacctgcagagagctgggaccaaagtaacaaagcctaccatcagtaacacactacgccgccagggactcaaatcctgcagtgccagacgtgtccccctgcttaagccagtacatgtccaggcccgtctgaagtttgctagagagcatttggatgatccagaagaagattgggagaatgtcatacggtcagatgaaaccaaaatataactttttggtaaaaactcaactcgtcgtgtttggaggacaaagaatgctgagttgcatccaaagaacaccatacctactgtgaagcatgggggtggaaacatcatgctttggggctgtttttctgggaccaggacgactgatctgtgtaaaggaaagaatgaatggggccatgtatcgtgagattttg from Oncorhynchus clarkii lewisi isolate Uvic-CL-2024 chromosome 7, UVic_Ocla_1.0, whole genome shotgun sequence includes the following:
- the LOC139413528 gene encoding photoreceptor ankyrin repeat protein-like, yielding MAAVKNSVSEDPLLGKGPDKDASEVSLSGSVLDSGSVLSDDSVLPDYEQEGDSQGTANTLYDVCTRNDPLALRKVLERGVTKEEVMAVDHNGWTGLMVACYKGFLDIVQSLYHCPYLDINHQDNDGNTALMIAAQAGHTITVTYILNYYPGADTEIRDCRGFTALIKAAMQGRDDVLSSLVMAGADLNAIDTRKQKCARDWALKTGRYETLSRLRRLNLRPRAEQFTESYVPEWPELKVLVAKATANKSTGQMITQRIKSIFSFNFLQDPQDNGVLDHMVRITTSIHSPLVATACRPLCPTSPPEVGKRRLAVPDLRKKHSEKKLEESSVCHSNGSVSSIIPHIHSTETIATSCCVDTERRGSIISIASTGVRTFMPRNMAHRNSVFPSGCIPKIQIVKSGEPTPRKEKKKKRHKGHLELPVWKYKAEKQEKKEKKKAEKEKEKAKKEKERKKKREK